A stretch of Vicinamibacteria bacterium DNA encodes these proteins:
- a CDS encoding outer membrane beta-barrel protein, with product MRKPWLAVAALLCSALPVRGQDAPRAELFAGYSFVRSDQQNLNGWNASLAVDVAGSLSLVADASGHYGSAGRRQLNLMAGPGLAFLRGGPVVVFVHALAGLHRESVNIQVFDVSISENDNRFGLQFGGGVDIGVGGKWAIRLQGDYQWSRAQGTSVTGTRLSAGVVYRLGKS from the coding sequence ATGCGAAAGCCCTGGCTGGCGGTGGCGGCTCTCTTGTGCTCGGCGCTTCCCGTCCGGGGCCAGGACGCTCCCCGGGCCGAGCTCTTCGCCGGCTACTCGTTCGTGCGCAGCGATCAGCAGAACCTGAACGGATGGAACGCATCGCTGGCCGTCGACGTCGCGGGGTCGCTGTCCCTGGTGGCGGACGCGAGCGGCCACTACGGGAGTGCGGGCCGCCGCCAGCTCAACCTCATGGCCGGGCCCGGCCTCGCCTTCCTCCGGGGCGGCCCGGTCGTGGTCTTCGTCCATGCCCTGGCCGGCCTCCACCGCGAGAGCGTCAATATTCAGGTCTTCGACGTCTCCATTTCCGAGAACGACAACCGATTCGGCCTGCAGTTCGGAGGGGGAGTGGACATCGGCGTGGGCGGGAAGTGGGCCATCCGCCTCCAGGGCGACTATCAGTGGAGCCGTGCGCAAGGCACGAGCGTGACGGGGACGCGACTCTCCGCGGGTGTGGTCTACCGACTGGGCAAATCCTAA
- a CDS encoding MarR family transcriptional regulator, with the protein MPEQEKIGLLVAVTRRRIKQAVGRRVRPHGLSAQQFWLLVAIVEREGLSLRELSERLRTDQPTTSRIVTTLIGKRLVREEGDPRDRRRRRLRLTAAGRALAERVHPLALEVRAAIVGGISLAEQAALRNGLRKILQNMDRFERGGARLRAVSAGRGR; encoded by the coding sequence TTGCCAGAACAAGAAAAGATCGGTCTCCTGGTGGCGGTGACGCGACGGCGGATCAAGCAGGCGGTGGGGCGCCGCGTGCGTCCGCACGGGTTGAGCGCGCAGCAGTTCTGGCTCCTGGTAGCCATCGTGGAGCGTGAGGGACTTTCGCTGCGCGAGCTTTCGGAGCGCCTGCGCACGGACCAGCCCACCACCTCCCGCATCGTGACCACGCTCATCGGGAAGAGGTTGGTGCGAGAGGAAGGGGATCCCCGGGACCGGCGCCGCCGCCGTTTGCGCCTCACCGCCGCCGGCCGCGCCCTGGCCGAGCGCGTCCATCCCCTGGCCCTGGAGGTGCGGGCCGCGATCGTCGGAGGCATCAGCCTCGCGGAGCAGGCCGCGCTTCGCAACGGCCTGCGCAAGATCCTCCAGAACATGGACCGCTTCGAAAGGGGGGGAGCCCGGCTCCGGGCCGTCTCCGCGGGGAGAGGCCGCTGA
- a CDS encoding efflux RND transporter periplasmic adaptor subunit, with product MPVVAAAALHKDVQVQLRAIGVVEPLTTVAVKPQVGGVITIVHFAEGSYVAAGDLLFTIDPRPYEAVLQQAEGTLAKDEASLRNGQAEAQRGESLFTQQILSKESYDQLRSSADALEATVRADRAALERARLDLEFCTIRSPIEGRTGSLLLHQGNFVKGIDGGPLVIINRTDPIFVSFTIPEQRLPEVRAALVSHRLGVDALVTGEESRPLRGELSFLDNAVDRGTGTIRLKATFANAEKRLWPGQFVNARLTLGTRAGAVVIPSPAVQTGQAGTFVFLIKPDLTVEARTVVVEAGSGEEETVVTKGLQGGEQVVTDGQLRLVPGAKVELKPAPGPEGGEAKS from the coding sequence GTGCCGGTGGTGGCGGCGGCGGCCCTGCACAAGGACGTGCAGGTGCAGCTCAGGGCCATCGGGGTGGTGGAGCCCCTGACCACGGTGGCGGTGAAACCCCAAGTGGGGGGGGTGATCACCATCGTGCACTTCGCGGAGGGCAGCTACGTGGCCGCGGGCGATCTCCTCTTCACGATCGACCCCCGACCGTACGAGGCCGTCCTCCAGCAGGCGGAAGGGACCCTGGCCAAGGATGAGGCCAGCCTGCGGAACGGCCAGGCCGAAGCCCAGCGCGGGGAGTCCCTGTTCACGCAGCAGATCCTGTCCAAAGAGAGCTACGACCAGCTTCGTTCCTCCGCGGACGCCCTGGAGGCCACCGTCCGGGCGGACCGGGCCGCCCTGGAGAGGGCCCGCTTGGACCTCGAGTTCTGCACCATCCGTTCCCCGATCGAAGGGCGCACGGGAAGCCTGCTCCTGCATCAGGGGAATTTCGTGAAGGGCATCGATGGCGGGCCGCTGGTGATCATCAACCGCACCGATCCCATTTTCGTGTCCTTCACCATTCCCGAGCAACGGCTTCCCGAGGTGCGGGCCGCCCTCGTCTCCCACCGGCTGGGCGTGGACGCGCTCGTCACGGGGGAGGAGTCGCGTCCCCTGCGGGGCGAGCTCTCCTTCCTCGACAACGCGGTGGACCGGGGCACGGGAACGATCAGGCTCAAGGCCACGTTCGCCAACGCGGAAAAGCGCCTCTGGCCGGGGCAGTTCGTGAACGCGCGTCTGACCCTGGGCACGAGAGCAGGCGCGGTCGTGATCCCCTCCCCCGCCGTGCAGACCGGACAGGCGGGGACGTTCGTCTTCCTCATCAAGCCCGACTTGACGGTCGAGGCCCGAACGGTGGTGGTGGAGGCGGGCAGTGGGGAGGAGGAGACGGTGGTGACCAAGGGGCTGCAGGGGGGGGAGCAGGTGGTCACGGACGGCCAGCTGCGGCTGGTGCCGGGAGCCAAGGTCGAGCTGAAGCCCGCGCCCGGGCCGGAAGGGGGAGAGGCAAAGTCATGA
- a CDS encoding efflux RND transporter permease subunit: MNIAELFIRRPIATTLVMLAILIFGIAGYRLLPMSDLPNVDFPTLLVIANLPGANPETMASAVATPLERQFSTIAGLDNMSSVNALGVTQITLQFNLSRNIDAAAQDVQAAIAKSATQLPPGMPTPPAYTKVNPADQPILYLALASPTLPLSQVDEYAETLIAQRISMVSGVAQVQVFGSQKYAVRIQLNPDALASRGIGIDEASAAVQNGNVNLPTGVLYGKHEALTVEANGQLTDASAYRPLILAYRNGAPVRLQEVGRVIDSVENDKIASWYTGTRSIVLAIQRQPGTNTVEVVDSIKALIPTFRAQMPASVKLNILFDRSESIRDSVDDVKFTLLLTVGLVVMVIFLFLRNLSATVIPSLALPMSIVGTFAVMYLLDYSLDNLSLMALTLSVGFVVDDAIVMLENIVRHLEMGEGPLAGALAGSREIGFTILSMTLSLVAVFLPVLFMGGLVGRLLHEFAVTISVAILVSGFVSLTLTPMLCSRFLKPHGGGTRSRFDAASERVFQRTLAAYKWSLDRVLHHRPATMVISGGLLVLTVYLFAVMPKGFLPSDDTGQIFAFTEAAQGISFEAMARHQQALAAVVLQDPNVANFMSSIGASGPNATGNSGRIFIRLKPLSERKLSADQVIQELRPKLNSIPGIRAFPQNPPPIRIGGQLSKSLYQLTLQSPDTEELYRRAPELEAKLREVPGLQDVTSDLQITNPQVNVEIDRDRAVALGVTAQQVEDALYTAFGNRWISTIYAPNNEYRVIMELEPEYQRAATDLSLLYIRSTGGALVPLEAVARLTRSLGPLTVNHLGQLPSVTLSFNLKPGAALGPAVAGVDRAAKATLPPTVSTSFQGMAQAFEASTRGLGWLLVLAILVIYIVLGILYESFTHPLTILSGLPSAGFGALLTLYLFKVELSLYAFVGIIMLVGLVKKNGIMMVDFAVEAQREHGKTPAEAIHEACLVRFRPIMMTTMAALLGAVPLAFGTGIGSELRRPLGICIIGGLLVSQVLTLFTTPVIYLYFGRISSWVGRFRGSEAGDRQLVPVSRE, encoded by the coding sequence ATGAACATCGCCGAGCTCTTCATTCGACGGCCCATCGCCACCACCCTGGTCATGCTCGCCATCCTCATCTTCGGCATCGCCGGCTACCGCCTCCTGCCCATGAGCGACCTGCCCAACGTGGACTTCCCGACCCTGCTCGTGATCGCCAACCTTCCGGGCGCGAATCCGGAGACCATGGCCTCCGCCGTGGCCACCCCCCTGGAGCGGCAGTTCTCCACCATCGCCGGCCTCGACAACATGAGCTCGGTGAACGCCCTCGGGGTCACGCAGATCACGCTGCAGTTCAACCTCTCCCGGAACATCGACGCCGCCGCCCAGGACGTCCAGGCCGCCATTGCCAAGTCGGCCACCCAGCTTCCCCCCGGCATGCCCACGCCCCCCGCCTACACGAAAGTGAACCCCGCCGACCAGCCCATCCTCTACCTGGCCCTGGCTTCCCCCACCCTGCCCCTGTCCCAGGTCGACGAGTACGCGGAGACGCTCATTGCCCAGCGGATCTCGATGGTGAGCGGGGTGGCCCAGGTCCAGGTCTTCGGATCCCAGAAGTACGCGGTGCGCATCCAGCTCAATCCCGACGCCCTGGCCAGCCGCGGGATCGGGATCGATGAGGCCTCGGCGGCGGTGCAGAACGGCAACGTGAACCTGCCCACGGGGGTCCTCTACGGCAAGCACGAGGCCCTGACGGTGGAGGCCAACGGGCAGCTCACCGACGCTAGCGCCTACCGGCCGCTCATCCTGGCCTATCGCAACGGCGCGCCCGTGCGCCTGCAAGAGGTGGGGCGGGTGATCGACAGCGTCGAGAACGACAAGATCGCCTCCTGGTACACCGGCACTCGGTCCATCGTGCTCGCCATCCAGCGCCAGCCCGGCACCAACACCGTGGAGGTGGTGGACTCGATCAAAGCCCTCATCCCCACGTTTCGGGCGCAGATGCCGGCGTCCGTGAAACTCAACATCCTGTTCGATCGCTCGGAGTCGATCCGGGACTCCGTGGACGACGTGAAGTTCACGCTGCTCCTGACCGTGGGCCTGGTGGTCATGGTCATCTTCCTCTTCCTGCGCAACCTCTCCGCCACCGTCATCCCCAGCCTGGCCCTGCCCATGTCGATCGTGGGGACGTTCGCGGTCATGTACCTCCTGGACTACAGCCTGGACAACCTCTCCCTTATGGCCCTGACTCTGTCCGTGGGCTTCGTGGTGGACGACGCCATCGTCATGCTGGAGAACATCGTCCGCCATCTAGAGATGGGGGAGGGGCCGCTGGCGGGCGCCCTGGCCGGCTCCCGGGAGATCGGCTTCACCATCCTCTCCATGACCCTCTCCCTGGTCGCGGTCTTCCTGCCCGTGCTCTTCATGGGCGGCCTCGTGGGTCGCCTCCTGCACGAGTTCGCGGTCACCATATCCGTGGCCATCCTCGTCTCCGGGTTCGTGTCCTTGACCCTCACCCCCATGCTCTGCAGCCGCTTCCTGAAGCCCCACGGGGGCGGGACCCGCAGCCGGTTCGACGCCGCCTCGGAGCGGGTCTTCCAGAGGACCTTGGCCGCCTACAAATGGAGCCTCGACCGGGTCCTGCACCATCGCCCCGCGACCATGGTCATCTCCGGCGGCCTCCTCGTCTTGACCGTCTACCTCTTCGCGGTCATGCCCAAGGGTTTCCTCCCCAGCGACGACACCGGGCAGATCTTCGCCTTCACGGAGGCCGCGCAGGGGATTTCCTTCGAAGCCATGGCCCGGCACCAACAGGCCCTGGCCGCGGTCGTGTTGCAGGACCCGAACGTGGCGAACTTCATGTCCAGCATAGGGGCCAGCGGGCCCAACGCCACCGGCAACTCTGGGCGCATCTTCATCCGCCTGAAGCCCCTGTCCGAGCGCAAGCTCTCCGCGGACCAGGTCATCCAGGAGCTCCGCCCGAAACTCAACAGCATCCCCGGGATCCGGGCCTTCCCCCAGAACCCCCCGCCCATAAGGATCGGGGGACAGCTCAGCAAGAGCCTCTACCAGCTCACCCTCCAGAGCCCCGACACCGAAGAGCTCTACCGGCGTGCTCCGGAGCTGGAGGCGAAGCTGCGCGAGGTCCCGGGGCTTCAAGACGTGACCAGCGACCTCCAGATCACGAACCCTCAGGTCAACGTGGAGATCGACCGCGACCGGGCGGTGGCCCTGGGGGTGACCGCGCAGCAGGTGGAGGACGCGCTCTACACCGCCTTCGGAAACCGCTGGATCTCCACCATCTACGCCCCCAACAACGAGTACCGCGTGATCATGGAGCTGGAGCCCGAGTACCAGCGCGCTGCCACCGACCTCTCCCTGCTCTACATCCGCTCCACCGGCGGCGCCCTCGTCCCCCTGGAGGCGGTGGCCCGCCTGACCCGCAGCCTGGGCCCGCTGACCGTGAACCACCTCGGCCAGCTTCCGTCCGTGACCCTGTCCTTCAACCTGAAGCCGGGCGCGGCCCTGGGCCCGGCGGTGGCGGGCGTGGACCGGGCGGCCAAGGCCACCCTGCCCCCGACCGTCAGCACGAGCTTCCAGGGGATGGCCCAGGCCTTCGAGGCCTCCACCCGGGGCCTGGGCTGGCTCCTCGTCCTAGCCATCCTCGTCATCTACATCGTGCTCGGGATCCTCTACGAGAGCTTCACCCACCCGCTGACGATTCTCTCGGGTCTGCCGTCTGCCGGCTTTGGTGCGCTGCTGACGCTGTATCTCTTCAAGGTGGAGCTCAGCCTCTATGCCTTCGTCGGCATCATCATGCTCGTGGGCCTGGTCAAGAAAAACGGCATCATGATGGTCGACTTCGCGGTGGAAGCGCAGCGCGAGCACGGCAAAACGCCGGCTGAAGCGATCCATGAAGCCTGTCTGGTCCGCTTCCGTCCGATCATGATGACCACGATGGCCGCGCTGCTCGGCGCCGTCCCGCTGGCCTTCGGCACCGGCATCGGTTCCGAATTGCGAAGACCGCTGGGCATCTGCATCATCGGGGGACTGCTGGTCAGCCAGGTGCTGACGCTCTTCACGACGCCGGTCATCTATCTGTATTTCGGACGGATCTCATCCTGGGTCGGCCGGTTCCGTGGGTCCGAAGCAGGCGACCGGCAGCTTGTTCCTGTGTCCAGAGAGA